The Oncorhynchus clarkii lewisi isolate Uvic-CL-2024 chromosome 8, UVic_Ocla_1.0, whole genome shotgun sequence nucleotide sequence TTCAACTTTAAAAATGCAGTCAGGGATTTTAAGCACAAcacattcgtaacatattgtacgaattgggTTCGTAACATACTGCATCATACGAATTGCTCCCCCATACATTTTAGGGTCAGGAAGTAACATCGTAATATGAAAGGAATGATGTAGTACAGAACTGAATAACATACAGTAGTAGTACACTAAAAACCGGGACCTGTTTTGGTTTGTGAGCACCGTTTTCAAAAcaactggctgaaattatacagaAGTTTCGGAGCGTCACTTTAAGGCAGCAAAACGTGAATACAGTGTGTGCAGATTTTCACTAGGTCACTGTATAATAGTGTCACTGTCCCTAGAGCAGCCATAGTCAATATGTGGACCACGGTCTGGATCCAGACCGAGAACAGAGTCAATATGGACCCCGTACTTACTGCTGTTGACATTTGtgatagtagaatgcacaaggtgcagtTTTTTTAAGCTGGTAGTGCATAGGCAATGTTCCTCTTTATAAactgtcagaaatgtccagttgATCTACTACTAGCCCATGTTAGTTAGATAAGTTAGGCTAGTCAGCTATCTACATCTTGTAGTTATAATGGCTATATTGCGTGCCCAGGGGCCTCGACCctcagggggcccccattgatttagtTGAGTCACTAGGGTATCATATGAACATCATCATATGTGTAAAATATTAAagaatgtaaaaataaaatacaaattcacaGAGGAAGTGGGTGCGGTTGGACATGACCCGGtggcagtgtaacagtatagcttctgtccctctcctctcctcgaaccagggaccctctgcacacatagacaacagccacccttgaagcaattcattacccattgctccacaaaagtcGCGGCCtgtgcagagcaaggggaacaactacttcaaggtctcagagagagtgacatcaccgattgaaacgctattagtgcgcaccccgctaactagctagccatttcacatcggttacagaAGCGATGTCAATTCATCGCCTGCAATGCTGGAAAGTCACAAAACAGTACATGGGAGGTTTAGGTAGTAACTAAAAATACCCAACATACCAGGCTTTGTGCAATGTCAACGGAGCCCCAAACCCAGCACCACCTGCAGAGTAGAGACCAATCCTCCTCCAACAGGCATATTTAGCTACAGTATTAATTGGTCTCAAGTTCCGCCCTAAAGTCTAGAGACTACCCCCTCTGAACTCCTACTGTAGCATTCACAGGGTTAAGTACACTACACCTCTAACAATTATATTTTCCCTTGGAACAGTTTCACTGGGGCTATATACAGCCTTGACAGGATGGGTCGCAGGTATTGATGGTGAAAACATGTATGCAGTTGTACGGTATTGCAATATTATTTATGATGATATTATAACGATACTATGACACCAAATATCAATTGCTAGgtaattaacgttagctagcactagtcagctgtacctgcaccaaaactatTTCTCTTTCTATAGGTTGTTCTCCATTTTCTTTTTAAAATAGTGAGCTAACATGTTTTAAgcatttttattttcatgactGATTAAAacttttctcatggctctctcttgtccctctgcagcagacaaaTATAGTCAGCAATACGTTTGAAACAtcgaatttcattttttttttaaagcagtatTGTATCGCAGTACATGTAGAATGACGATGCATATagaatacatatcgtatcggctcCTTAGtatcagagtgagtgacgtcaccaattgacaCGCTATTAGcgagcaccccgctaactagctagccatttcacatcggttacactcacccctAAGGTCCCTGCCAATTCCTAGCCCTAGCTACAGGTTCAATACCGGCTAGGGGCATAACTGTCCTCCATATTTTGTAGCACTCCACACAGAACATATGCAGTTGTGGAGTTCTCACTGCATCTATTGGAAGATGTCATGCTCTAATTTATACTTATAATGAAGCCATATGTGATTGGTACATCCTTTTTGGGACTTTTTAATGAATGATATATAGCCATTGATTATTGAAtgatataacttataaatgcctcaccAGCTTAGTTCAACTTAGTCTTATTCTTTcacaacccaaaatataagcttgatTTTTACTCCAATGTTAGTCAACTGTAAACAAACATTGTGTATCTTGAAAACATGGTtcaaaactatcattttgatctcATGTTGAGCTATGTCAATGAATCTGAGAATGGTAACGTTTCTCCAGCACCAACTGTTTACCAAAAAGTGGCAGGGTGGCCGCTTTCTggttgtttgaatcccagatgGCCTCTTTAAGGTATACATTATTTTCCTTTTGGCAAAAGGTGAGGCAATTGCAGTGAGTGGAAAGCAGGGAAGCAAATTTAAGATAAATAGAAACTGAAGGGGGAAATGACTTCCTCCAGAAAGACCCATGGTATCCCCCTACCATGCGCACAAAGAGAAACGCTCAGATATGTGGGCAATCAATATAAACAGCTGACACAGTGGAGTTCTTCAGTCTTGAGTAGAGTGTGATATTGAAGAGCTGCTGCAAGCATTGTTCATTCGGCTATTCACAATGAAGTTTTCTGTTCTCCACATACTGCCCAGAAGACCGAGGAAGACCAAAGGTAAGATAAATACATATAGCATAACACATAGAAATAGCCTACAATATACAAAGGTTGTAATGTATTCATTGATATGAATAGCCTTTTGTTGATGCCCACTACTACTATGATATACAGCACATTCTAAATAATAGGATTTCATTTTTAGTGGTTGCAATATACAGCATGTGATCATTTGACATTTGTCCAGTGATTTTGTAAGAGGTTGACTTTCATCACATTGGAAGATGAGATTGAAGAGTGGAGTGGGAAATGATGAGGGGAATATCAAACGTGTTTTTTTTCAATATTTGATGCAACTTATGTGGGAGGGACAGTCCGAACAATAACAACAATGTTGTTAGTTTTAATAATGATTTAAATTTTATCTGCAAGTGTCAACATAAGAATGACATTCAAATGTATGTTTTCCTAAAGATACATTACGTTTTGTAAAGTATTCATGATGAATAGCAGTCGTCTGTCAAATGTAGGCTATCTACGCCAATGTCTCCGCCCTCTGGCCAGCAATTGTTTATACCAAAGCCTAGTCTACAGGTCTATCTGTCACTATTAGGTTACGAGTAGGTACCGAATGTTCTGAGAGCATGAAAGGTAGGGACATTTTTATTGGTCTTTGTGCACCTTTTTGGGCACGTTATTAAATATTAAATAACATAAAAtatgtgtctgcctgtgtggttTTATTTTGGCTAAGCAAGCTTCACTTAACTTCGGCTATAAGAGAGAGAACGGCAAAGATATTTTGCGCAAAATGCGCTTGCGGTGAAATAGTTTTAATAGAAACCGTGAGTTCAGTTATGCCTATGTTATAACGGGAACCCACTATTGTAGCCTATAACGCGAACCCACTATTGTAGCCTTTAACATCGTATCCAGTTTGTTTGCCTGATTTTACACGTGCCACAATGAAAAGTAAGGTGTGGTTTGATAATAAGTGCTATAAAAAAATTGTGCAATGCCATGATAGGTTTTATGAAGAGAAAATAATTACGACTGTATAACGTCACATTTTTTTTCACAGAGGAAATGGGTGCGGTCGGACACGACCCGGTGGCAGCGACTGTTCTATCACCTGTAATGGAGGGCAGTGCCAAAACAGTACATGGGAGGTTTAGGCATAAACTGAAGATGCCCCAAATACTAGGCTTTGTGCCAAGACCACGGAGCCCCAAACCCATAGTGGAGAGCAATCCACTTCAAACAGGTATATTTAGCTACAGTATTAAGTGGTCAGAAGTTGTATTCGGCGTTCTCTCTGGTGTTAGAATGTGTGCATAATTTATATAGGCTATATCCTACTTTAAGGTTAATCAATGTTTTGGatgttttggacacacctacttattcaagggtttttcttcatttttattattttctacattgtggaataatagtgaagacatcaaaactatgaaataacacatatggaatcatgtattaactaaaaaaaagtgttaaacaaatcaaaatataaatcaaatcaaaatgtatttgtcacatacacatggttagcagatgttaatgcgagtgtagcgaaatgcttgtgcttctagttccgacaatgcggtaataaccaacgagtaaactaacctaacaattccacaactactaccttatacacacaagtgtaaagggataaagaatatgtacataaagatatatgaatgagtgatggtacagaacggcataggcaagatgcagtagatggtatcgagtacagtatatacatatgagatgagtaatgtatgttatgtaaacaaagtggcatagtttaaactggctagtgatacatgtattacataaagatgcagtagatgatatagagtacagtacatacatatacatatgagatgagtaatgtagggtatgtaaacataatatTAAGtgacatagtttaaagtggctagtgatacattttttacatcaattcccattattaaagtggctggagttgagtcagtatgttggcagcagccactcaatgttagtggtggctgtttaacagtctgatggccttgagatggaagctgtttttcagtctctcggtccctgctttgatgcacctgtactgacctcgccttctggatgatagcggggtgaacagacagtggctcggtggttgttgtccttgatgatctttatggccttcctgtgacatcgggtggtgtaggtgtcctggagggcaggtagtttgccacctcactaccctctggagagccttacggttgtgggcggagcagttgccgtaccaggcggtgatacagcccgacaggatgctctcgattgtgcatctgtagaagtttgtgagtgcgtttggtgacaagccaaattccttcagcctcctgaggttgaagaggcgctgctgcgccttcttcacaacgctgtctgtgtgggtggaccaattcagtttgtccgtgatgtgtacgccgaggaacttaaaacttactaccctctccactactgtcccgtcgatgtcgatgtggataggggggtgctccctctgctgtttcctgaagtccacaatcatcttaatgcatttgagacagtcagttgtgttgtgacaagatatggatggtatacagaagatagccctatttggtaaaagtctatattatgccaagaacagcttaaataagcaaagagaaacaacagtcattactttaagacatgaaggtcagtcaatccggaaaatgtcaagaactttgaaagattcttcaaatgcagtcacaaaaaccatcaagcgctatgatgaaactggctctcatgaggacctccataggaatggaagacccaaaaTTACTCTCCTGCagtggataagttcattagagttaccagcctcagaaattgcagcccaaataaatgcttcacagaattcaagtaacagacacatctcaacatcatctgttctgaggagactgcgtgaatcaagctttcatggtcaaattactgcaaagaaaccactactaaaggacatcaataataagacgagactgggccaagaaacaagagcaatggacattagactggtggaaatgtttcctttggtctgatgagtccaaattttagatttttggttccaaccagcacgtctttgtgagacgtaggtgaacagatgacctctgcatgtgtggttcccaccgtgaagcagggaggaggaagtgtgacgtgtgggggtgctttgctgtcagtgatttatttagaattcaaggcacactgcaaaagcattctgcagcgatatgccatcccatctggtttgcgcttagtgggactataatttctttttcaacaggataatgacctaACACaacttcaggctgtgtaagggctatttgaccaagaaggagagtgatggagtgctgcatcagatgacctggcctacacaatcacccgacctcaacccaactgagatggtgttgggatgagttggaacgcagagtgaaggaaaggcagtcaacacgtgctcagcatatgtgagaactccttcaagactgttggaaaagcattccaggtgaagctggttgagagaatgccaagagtgtgcaaagctgtcatcaaggcaaagggtggctactttgaaaaatctaaaatctaaaatatattttgatttgttgaacaattGTAAcatttttggtaactacatgattacatatgtgttatttcatagttttgatgtcttcactattctacaatgttgaaaatagtaaaaataaagaaaaacccttgaatgagtaggtgtgttcaaactttagCCGGATACGATACATGCGCTATGATGTAGCCTGTATGAAGTACTAGCCTACTACCTCAATATATTGATTTGTCAGATTTATCATCCTTAAAGAGGAACTCTAAATGAAAGAAATCAGTCATATTATATTTTCCTTCAACATGAGAAATGATTGCCACAATATATTTATGTCACCGTTCATTGTCACGTACAGACTGCACTAAAATAACTATTCAATTACTTCGTGGTCTGTGATTTGTAGTAACCATTCACCTGAATTCTACTTGTTTATTTTCAGAGGTGGTTATGGACTTTATGGAGAACCTGAAGGAAAATCGCTTGGTGGAGGCTTGCCAGCAGTTGCTTTTGCGAGAGGATCAGCTCTTTGGCCAAGAAACCATGACGATAGAGGGGTTGGTTCAGGTTTGCAACGAGGACGATAAAGACACGCTCCAAAAAGACTATGAAACCCTGCTGCTCCACTTATGGATGGCAGTTCACACCACCTTTAGTTCCACACCCTCAGGAGAACACCTAGAGATACTTCGGAGTGCGGTGGAAACCATAACGCTGCTGGAAGAGAAGGACCAGCAATGGGAAGGGCGGCCCGAGGGCAGCAGCGAGGCCCCCGTGTGGCGGCCACACCAGTGCCGGCACACCCACGACAACCTGCTTGAAAAAATTGTGGATTCTCAAATGAGGAATGCGAAAGTGGAGGAGGACAATATTAGCATTAGCAGTGTGGACAACCTGTCAACGTCCATGAAAAGGGAGGTATGTAGGATGGGCAAGCGTCTGAAGGAGGACGTTCTCAGGGTGGCCAGGGACATAAGGGACTGCTACCCCCCAGACTTTGACGTGTGCAACTTGTATGTGAGACTTTACCATCAGAAGTTCTCAGCAAGGTTAACAGAACTGGCCCGCTCTGGGCTCGATGTGGATGACTGTAACTACCTCCTCTGCTGGGTGAACAATTACTATCCAAAGTAAGTGGGAAATGGGAGGGCAGTTGCCCTGGATTCTTGAAGGGCTTGTTAACAATCAGTGGAAGTGATATGGGCAATTTGCTTTTTAAAATGTCCAAATCACATTTAAGTGATGTCAAACTGCATATGTAGTTGATTTGAGTTGATTGGGCCATTACATTTAGAAAATTGAACGCTTTCGCCTATCATTTCCATTGATTGTTAGCTAGcagtggctaaagttagctgaagTTTGTAGTGGCTGGAACCATCCCACTGGGCAAACACTGATTGAATCAACATGAAAAACTATTTGGATTTCCAAAAAGTCTTCAACTTAATGGAATTTTGTTTTCACCCAAATGTATACAAAATCCAATGACAGAGTGacatttttggttgatttcacattCAATTGACGGgtggttgacaactcaaccaaatgtaaatcaaaaccagATGTTGAActaacgtctgtgcccagtgggaagccaCTACTGTTTGTGGCAGATGCTAAGATGCTCACTATTTTCAGGGTGAGGGAACATTTAAATTAAAATCCTGAACATCCTGAAAAAAAGGCTAGTTCCCCCCCCCTTTTTTAAAATGTCTGCAAACTAAAATTCTGCATATTTGGCATAGCTGATTGCTCAAGGTTGCCTACATTATTGTCCTGCCTTGTACAGTCTTTGAGTGTTTCTGAGATGTCTCGTATGGTTTCTATCAATGACatgatgtcatttacaacatgTTTATATCTGTTTCAGTGACATCTTAAAACACAAAGACCTTGAGGGGCACATCAACATGGAGTCTTTGGGAACTATTTTATCTGAGAAGGATCTCACAACATTGGAGGAGCAGTATCTACTACAAAAAGAGGTAAACATGATGCCAGAAACAGCTATATCTAATGAACAGGCTAAATCCATGTGTATACGTCTAGACCATCCTTTCAGAGTAGCCTGACCCAGATctatttgtgctgtcttgccaactgctATGGTGTGTTAATGACCATAGGGCTTGGCAAGATAGCACAaacatatctgggaccaggctactttcAGAGTGCTTTAGAATTGGAAATAATGTATTCTTTTATAATGTTGTATACAATGTCTTTCAGAACTATAGTGTCAAACTTACAGACTTGTGATGACCTGTGCTATGTCGTTTTCAGAGTAGAGTCAGGACCTGGTTCTCCAAGGCTCTCAgtaaggaggaggagggttggctCAGTGGAAAGAGTCCAGAACTCATTGATGGGTACTGCTTCTGTCCTCTGGCCATTGACATCATACAGGTTGAAACCTATTGGATTACTACTACTTCTTCTAGTACTTGTCTGTGTTCAGCCCTACTCTTTCTTTGACCTGAACATGTTCTTCTTCATTTTCATACTACATATATGTAGCTTTTTCTCCCGCATGGTTTTATATAAACTTCATATTAACATGTCAACCTTGACATAATTATATTTAAACTGACATTACCCTCCAAAACCAAAGTTTGTCTGATATTTTCAGACCTCAAAACAATGAGCACCATAAATCAGAAATATTTAATAAATGCACTGAATGTCATACGTTGCTACACTGAATTCAGTTGACATGGAATTAATCCCATCCCTGCTCTAAGCTATTTTGACTGTACAGGGTCAGGTTTTATGTGCTAATACTGTATGTTGTTCTGTTTACTAGGCTGTTGATGGGGCCATGAGAGAGGCCAGGACTATTCTGGGCAGTGAGGCTAAAGCCCAAAGAATCCTTTGTCAGCTGGACAGCTTCTTGATAAGGTAGTATACCCATTTCTTATTGCTCCGGCCACTGGGTTGTGTTCCTTACACACCAAATGGaataaaacagactgaaacagagagagactacctggacttgtccaataagtaACACTGATTTTccttttccattgcaaaacattttggttaTGTGCCTTAATGAACACATCCTGTCATATTTGAACATTTAC carries:
- the LOC139414923 gene encoding tumor necrosis factor alpha-induced protein 2-like isoform X2, with amino-acid sequence MKEEMGAVGHDPVAATVLSPVMEGSAKTVHGRFRHKLKMPQILGFVPRPRSPKPIVESNPLQTEVVMDFMENLKENRLVEACQQLLLREDQLFGQETMTIEGLVQVCNEDDKDTLQKDYETLLLHLWMAVHTTFSSTPSGEHLEILRSAVETITLLEEKDQQWEGRPEGSSEAPVWRPHQCRHTHDNLLEKIVDSQMRNAKVEEDNISISSVDNLSTSMKREVCRMGKRLKEDVLRVARDIRDCYPPDFDVCNLYVRLYHQKFSARLTELARSGLDVDDCNYLLCWVNNYYPNDILKHKDLEGHINMESLGTILSEKDLTTLEEQYLLQKESRVRTWFSKALSKEEEGWLSGKSPELIDGYCFCPLAIDIIQAVDGAMREARTILGSEAKAQRILCQLDSFLISYKRSLEEFVKARRENTQAVVKANLVNIEQFRDFIVRREESIPEEIRTSCMSTLADLRDCGYGYFTGPIHEELRVQYHRLWTQAWFTGGHMVLDEVLGTLDRHMQQFTDLKPICVEELLGRLHMEMMVEYVKRMMKRKMRLKDKEQQETAAKLLAEDSSKLSTYFTEAGSKICWLSEVLPKMAEVVRLQDPGSIQLEIVTLARDFPDLSWRHISALLSLKANLSTADVRGIKESLEVNRPSVTSSSTNPPFFSKVPAGKFWHMPS
- the LOC139414923 gene encoding tumor necrosis factor alpha-induced protein 2-like isoform X1; this translates as MKFSVLHILPRRPRKTKEEMGAVGHDPVAATVLSPVMEGSAKTVHGRFRHKLKMPQILGFVPRPRSPKPIVESNPLQTEVVMDFMENLKENRLVEACQQLLLREDQLFGQETMTIEGLVQVCNEDDKDTLQKDYETLLLHLWMAVHTTFSSTPSGEHLEILRSAVETITLLEEKDQQWEGRPEGSSEAPVWRPHQCRHTHDNLLEKIVDSQMRNAKVEEDNISISSVDNLSTSMKREVCRMGKRLKEDVLRVARDIRDCYPPDFDVCNLYVRLYHQKFSARLTELARSGLDVDDCNYLLCWVNNYYPNDILKHKDLEGHINMESLGTILSEKDLTTLEEQYLLQKESRVRTWFSKALSKEEEGWLSGKSPELIDGYCFCPLAIDIIQAVDGAMREARTILGSEAKAQRILCQLDSFLISYKRSLEEFVKARRENTQAVVKANLVNIEQFRDFIVRREESIPEEIRTSCMSTLADLRDCGYGYFTGPIHEELRVQYHRLWTQAWFTGGHMVLDEVLGTLDRHMQQFTDLKPICVEELLGRLHMEMMVEYVKRMMKRKMRLKDKEQQETAAKLLAEDSSKLSTYFTEAGSKICWLSEVLPKMAEVVRLQDPGSIQLEIVTLARDFPDLSWRHISALLSLKANLSTADVRGIKESLEVNRPSVTSSSTNPPFFSKVPAGKFWHMPS